The genomic interval TTTTATGACCAtatttatcaacttttttttcagaaaaataggaaattgaaaattttggacaCATAAGTGGATGagaattgtataataataagattaaataattttaaaatagatattttttttctgtgtaaTTTCTTACAAGCAGTGACAGAGATAGTGTTGAATATTGAAGAATTCATATTTCAGGTTTTGTTTGGGGTTTGTGAACCTTAGTGTAAATTTTGAGACAATTGCTTCTGTCTTTAGCAGAAATTGGAGTATTAATATATTACTAAAcagaaatattttcaacaaaaacaaacagGCGTATTCTTATTTACCATATTGCCCTTCTCTCTTAATaagattaatttcaatttcttatttgCTCCCTCTCTGCTCACAGATCTTCCATTCCAATCGTTGTAGCGCAGTGTGAAATTGTCTTCTCTCTGACATGGCATCTCAAGTAAGCCTCTTTTTCTCTCTGCAAAATCTTCATCTCTGAAATCTCATATCTTGTGCACACAAATCACACTTTTGTATGCATATTTAGCTGATTGTGATAGGTTCGCGAAAAACTATGAAATGggttgaattttgattttctttcccTCGTAATGGATCCGTTGGAGCACGAACTTATTCCCGTAGATCTAGGGATTGGGTTTCCTAAAGGTTCTTATTTAGCTACTGTTTGTTGGATTGTCAAGTGATGTGGAGTATGAATAATGATATACGTGTGAGTGGGTGTTTCAATTTGAGATGTAGGTTCACTCTCGTTTCAGATCTGTTTGTAAGATTTTCCTTCTGAGTGTTTAATTTTTGAACTTTCTGGCATAAATGTGCTGATTTGTTTCTGGGTTTGCATCAGCTTTTGAAAACATGGTTCTTGCTCCTGGTAGAATTGATGATAATTGAGAGAAAGGAATTCAACGATTCATTAATCTTTTCATGTACTCTAACGTCTGATGATTAGTGAATGTGCTGGAAAGCATATTTGTACATTACTGTATGAAGTGAACACTGTAAATGATACTCTGTTATTCAACTTAggagattttttatatattttccaaTGTTAAATGTGGTAAGCAGCAGTTTTGCTAACATTGCAATTTATGCACTTTTTGGATAAACTTCTCAATAAGTACATGAGAAGAAAATAGTAAGACAATTTTCGTTTCTTCtagaagttaaaattagtttatgcataaattaatttatagatgtTCTCGTTAAAGTCATTAGAAGctgatttttatatatacataagcTAATTTTAACTAACTGAAAAACTTAATTCATTTCACCTtcttattttctcctcatattAGTACATGTTGAGAAGTTAGTGTGAATAGAGAATTAGTAGGTAATGCCAGctagtgaaaaaaaattattgattacCGATTTTTATTTTCCCATAAATGATGATGTCAAAAGGAAGCTGTTGCACTCACTCTGCTTGCATTTGCTTTCATTGGGGAGAAGCTTCTGGTATTTGTGATGAGCAAAGTGCTCTTTTAATGACTGGCTGCTGTATTGTTACATTTGTAGGGTTTGTGTCCTTTGATAAAGAATATTCTTCTTTTGGACTCTGAAGGGAAGCGTGTGGCAGTCAAGTATTACTCAGATGACTGGCCGACAAACAATTCAAAGTTAGCTTTTGAGAAGTTTGTATTTAGTAAGACTGTTAAGACAAATGCTCGTACCGAAGGTAAGCATTACAGTTTATGAAgtcattttgttttctatttggTTCTAGAGGTGGCCATATCAATCTGGTTATGTTTTTGtgttataaaattttggttATTGATTAATCTATTTTTCACTTTGGTTTGATCTTTATATACTTCTTTCTGAGCATTTCTTTCAAGAATTCTATTAACTTCCGTACATAGCTTATATCTTGACATCATTAAAATATGAGTCACAATGTTAAATCTTGGACTAAATAATAAAGTGAAGTATTTTCATGACGTATTTATATCAGATTAAATTGTATACTGTCTCACCTGGTCATATCAGTTGGTGTTTTCACATTAGTATACAAAAATTCTCTGAATTCCTTTGGAACATTCTTACGATTATGCTGTGCATTCCTGTCTGCTGCACACCAAGTTCAGAAATTGATTGGGCTTCAACTGTGCGTTCCTCTTTGATAATGCCTAAGTGTAGAATGTTCAGTGGAATACTTAAGTGACTTGGTTCTCCCCTCGTAATTAAGGGAGGGTTCCCCAAGCATTTGTGTCCTTATATCAATTTGTATTAGAGTTAGTTGCTGGGGTCTCCAAAAGGATATGGAACGACTTACCAGAAAGGCCAAGTTAAGCATTGTGGAATGTCAGCTCCCTCGACATTGGCTCTCAATAGCAGTGCTATGGTACAGACATGGGGTATTAAGGGATGTTTAAGTATCACATTGAGTGGTACGAGATGCTTAGCAGAGTACTTAATGTTTTGGTTAGCTTAGTGGTGTACTTAATGTTTTGGTTTTCCCCTCTTAATGACTAACTTTTAAGGGAGGGATCTCAAAGTGCCTTGgtgtttatcatttttcttttaagaattttttttgtgcTTTATATGTATTAAAAGTTCTGCCATGGTCAACCGTACTGCTATTATATGTAGTATTTTGGTTTGTCCTTATGATTCATGTTAATTGATGAGCAATAAGATTGAAAGTTTATTAGCTTGCCATTAGTGGGGATAAGTGATATACAGAGGTAGTTTACTGTATTGATCTCAAACATATGATGGGAACATCCCTAGCAACCCTAGGCATGATTAATCTTTCCTTTATTTCCCTTCCTAGGAATCAACATGAAATCAATAGTTCAATGAAAGCAGCTATCAGCATAACATACTAAtgatatttatatgttattgttCAAGAAAGGGACACACTTCCGCATGTATTATTCGTGTTTCTATTGAAACTGATTTGTCGTTTACAATTATCTGCAGCTGAGGTAACACTACTTGAGAACAATatcattatttacaaatttgtaCAAGACTTGCATTTCTTTGTTACTGGTGGTGATGATGAAAATGAGCTCATTTTAGCATCGGTACTTCAAGGTTTCTTTGATGCAGTCACCCTTCTATTGAGGTATTTTTGGTTGTATTTTATTATCTGGATCTAAAATTTGATGCACCTTTACTGATCATGCCGTGTGTGCCTTTATACAGGAGCAATGTTGACAAAAGAGAGGCACTTGAGAACTTGGATCTCATTCTGTTGTGTCTTGATGAGATTGTTGATGGAGGGTATATATTTCTTACACAGCTTTTATTTCCTCAAAAcgtagtttaattttttaatagtattGTTTTTCCTTGAAGGATGATACTTGAAACAAATGGAACTCTTATTGCTGAAAAAGTGACCTCTCATAGCTTGGATGCTGATGCCCCCTTGTCAGAGCAGGTAAGGCAACACTGTTTTGGCTTGGTTTCTGTTATTAACGTGCGTTCTGTTGTGCTGTACAACACAATTGCACAAAATCTGCCATATAGATCGAAGATGGTTAGGTTATTCCACGAAGTAATATTACCTTTGATAGCAATTTTTCAGTAACATTTTTGCAAGCCAACTTTTAGAATAAGAATGGCATGTAGTTGATCATCAATCTAACAGTAATTTTCTGAATATTGCAGACACTGACTCAAGCTTGGGCTACAGCCAGAGAACATTTGACAAGAACCCTTTTAAAATGATGCTTGCATACACCAAAATTGCTTATTGTTGAATGGCCAATTTTTTGTCTGTTAATGAGAGTTGTTCCATCCCCTAATTTTGTGGATTATTGTTCCGAGCACCATACCATTGTTCTGACAAGTGTGTACCTCCTGCATTTTAGTCATTATTTGCCAAATTCAAGACTACAATTCATCCGCTTAGTTTTCAGCGGTTATATATAGTGCCAAGGTTAAATGAACTTCAATCCTATAAAACCTATTCCATGCTCATTCATTAATCAGACATGATATACCTGTTCTATCACCTGTCCACAATCCCACGTACAGTAGTCACATCAACACTCTGGAATAATCTGATGACGTTTTTTTAACATTTCGTtggttaaaactattaaaaggtgaatttatgttaattatattctCATTTCTGTTTAATCACTTGAAAACTGTCTGTCTTTGATTTCCTCTGTCTAAATTACTGCAATATGTTTCACGATTACGcgactttaaaaaaaaaaaaaaaatctttggatAAGCAATATCCCAATTAtagatttttctaatataaattaacaaaGGAGGAACTGTAATTCATTTTTGTGTAAGAAACACAGCAACATCCTTGTAAGCCCAAAACTACTGAAAGATCAAAACCTAAATACTTTATCAAGATTGAAAGTTGGAAATTTAAattgagtttaaattttatattagataaaaataaaaaagttaaatatcatataagatcaagatttataaatttattatctttgaaTATCaagattagtttttttatataaattacacTTTAACTATATTGATGTTATTTGTCTTTTTGGTAAACTCTGTAAAGTTCCCACATCAAGATAGTTTATTTTGGAGATTTATGTTTTGTATCCAATTAATTCAAGTATTTATATATGCCAATTTTTACTCTCCTTTTTGTCGGTTAATCTAATTCCTATACTAAGAATCTACAATATCGAAAGTGAAAATATCaagttttttttatccttttagatattctttactttttctctaGTATTTCACAACTTTTTGTGTCAAGTAGCCAAAAAAAATTCCTCACTACCATTTCGATTTTGAAAACAGCTATCTTGATATTTTTTACATTCTATTTTTTGTAGTGtatcaatttcaatttagtataacattatactaaaattttaaactataaattataCATTCAAAATGTAACTGATACCTTTagaaagatttatttattataaatttcaattatataacCAAGGCTTAAAATATTAGTGATATAAAAACTTCAATCCATTGGGTTTACATGCAAAAGCTAGCACTCAACTATTTCACTGGAATATAACCTTAAAGTCACGTGTAAACGTCAGAAATTCACCACAACATTCCTATCCGTTGGCTTTTCAAAGAGTCATGAGGCAGAAATTCCCTGAATAAACTGTTATCAATGTTGTTCCCAAGAGTTCCCACTGTAATAATAAACAGTGACATGGTTCTGGTTTTCTCTTATGctaaacttatttttcttatatacatatatagtaGGAATGTGACTTTGATTTTGTCCTGTGGATAGAATCATTTTAACGATTGAGAATTTCACATGCAACGTAAACACAATCACATCAAACTCTTCTACCCCTATAATAGTTATGGTAATGTTGTAACAAAATTTATggaaaattcaaaatcattctttttattcttgaatttgATGACAGTAAAAATTGTATGATTCATACCATAGAGATTGTGTTTTAtattgtgattgtaatttgcaGATAAACTTGTGGAGTATGATGATTGATGAACCTTCAAAACTTATGGGGGGACAAAATCTATACGTTTTCTAAGTTTGTAGCTGAATACTGCTCCAGTTGCAGTAGAAACTTTATAAAGATATTTAGGAATTTGTTCACAGCCAACAACAGCAACCAACTATTCTGTCTGTCCTAGTATTGGCCTCGTCAGATTATTTGTCTGATTGCTAATATTTATCTGAGCCAGCTTGATGGCCTTAAAAGTGCTTTTCACTGGCGAATATTTTTCTTGGATTCTTTCATATATGATGCGAACACATTATGACAGTTTCATACAAAGGTTTTCTTTACAGTGCTATAGATTATAGGTATAACTTTTACTATAACTATTGGGAATTCAAGTGAGTAAAAGTcttatattagataaaaatgagaaaataaagcaccttataaagataaaagatccATTAACGTATTGTCTTTAAGATTTTGGATAAAGAATGAAGTTAATCTCTTATGAAGTTAATCTCTTATGTAGTGAGAAAATAAAGCACCTTATAAAGCCCTccttaatttttctctcttcacgGTGGTGCACACTACACCAATTTTTCCCGTGGCTCTCTCCCTCTCTTTTCCACTCACTCACACAGCTTTCTTTCTGTGCTGCTGCTGCACTTTGCTCTTTTTCTTCTCGGTGGTGGTGTTTATCTCTCGTTCACCTTCAtcctttttataacaaaaaccaACCAAACATCATAACACAAAAGCCACTACATGGGCCACCACATTTGGCAATTGACGTTTTTGGGGGAAGCAAAAAGCTGGTGCCTGTGGAAAAACCTTACACATAcaaagacttttttttcttcctttttgaaATGTTTAAACCCGTCTGGGACccattaaaaaacattttcctattTGAAAACACGAGGCTGCTCTGCAAGGAGTAAACTTTGCAGTGagtttttctttataaactTAGCCTCCCTACACATACAGAGAGACTGCACTGCTGCAAAAGGAGCAAGCCATTCAAGCTCAAAAGATGACTTACTTTGGTATCGACATAGGTATATACTACACTATAGTTCTTTTTTCTGTTGTGAGTTATATCATATTACATTATAGGTTCTTGCATTGTAGTCTTGCTAGTCATCAAATGATAAACATTCATTTAACTATGTTTTCCTAAAAGATTTTACTGGAAACTAGAGATAACacattgttatatatatatataattaggtGAGTCTAAAAGATCAAATGGAGGACTTCAACAAACCGTGTATTCATCTTTTGCACTctatattgttaaaattaattgcATCTCGTTCTAGTCAAGCGCAGCACAATGTTAAGACTTGTgaagataaaattttagttaataataaaataaaatgacttgttaatattttaaaataatatactaatGTTACAATCCAGATTTGGTGAGATATTGACCACTTTAGGTCAAGCCCTCATAGATTTACTTTTAGTACCACTCATAAAAATCTCTTATCAATGAAGGTaacttatgtgtatataaatacatGTCCATCTCTTATTGTTTCTGACGTGGAACTTTATTTGTACCCGACATAAATCTTTGTATTGAGTTGAagatctttaatttatttggagTCATGTATTC from Vigna radiata var. radiata cultivar VC1973A chromosome 9, Vradiata_ver6, whole genome shotgun sequence carries:
- the LOC106773540 gene encoding coatomer subunit zeta-2, with product MASQGLCPLIKNILLLDSEGKRVAVKYYSDDWPTNNSKLAFEKFVFSKTVKTNARTEAEVTLLENNIIIYKFVQDLHFFVTGGDDENELILASVLQGFFDAVTLLLRSNVDKREALENLDLILLCLDEIVDGGMILETNGTLIAEKVTSHSLDADAPLSEQTLTQAWATAREHLTRTLLK